From the Leifsonia sp. AG29 genome, one window contains:
- a CDS encoding branched-chain amino acid aminotransferase produces the protein MTSTSISLTGGPTETSGLLWNVTRNENARSAEEREAILADPGFGNHFTDHMVDLCWSAKGGWHRPRVSPYGPIQLEPSAAVLHYAQEIFEGLKAYRHEDGSIRSFRPEANAARMQRSAYRLALPELPVELFLDSLKQLVAVDGDWVPSAAETSLYLRPFMFAKEAFLGVRPANKVAYYLIASPAGAYFPSGVAPVSIWLSDKWSRAGQGGTGAAKTGGNYASSLLPQSEAYEHGCAQVLFLDSVEGKYLEELGGMNVVLVKKDGTLVTPDSPSILEGITLDSVLQLARDRGHTVERRRVTLDEWRDGVESGDVVEVFACGTAAVITPIGELKSDTFTVGDITAPPGELTMALRQELTDIQYGRERDRHNWMYRLDA, from the coding sequence GCGCGCAGCGCCGAGGAGCGCGAGGCGATCCTCGCCGACCCCGGCTTCGGCAACCACTTCACCGACCACATGGTCGACCTGTGCTGGTCCGCGAAGGGAGGCTGGCACCGCCCGCGCGTCTCTCCCTACGGCCCGATCCAGCTCGAGCCGTCGGCCGCCGTGCTGCACTACGCGCAGGAGATCTTCGAGGGCCTGAAGGCCTACCGCCACGAGGACGGCTCCATCCGGAGCTTCCGCCCGGAGGCGAACGCGGCCCGCATGCAGCGCTCCGCCTACCGGCTCGCCCTGCCCGAGCTCCCGGTCGAGCTCTTCCTCGACTCGCTCAAGCAGCTCGTCGCGGTCGACGGCGATTGGGTGCCCTCCGCGGCCGAGACGAGCCTGTACCTCCGGCCCTTCATGTTCGCCAAGGAGGCGTTCCTCGGCGTCCGGCCCGCGAACAAGGTCGCGTACTATCTGATCGCGAGCCCGGCGGGAGCGTACTTCCCGAGCGGCGTGGCGCCGGTCTCGATCTGGCTCTCGGACAAGTGGTCCCGCGCGGGCCAGGGAGGCACGGGCGCCGCCAAGACCGGCGGCAACTACGCGTCGAGCCTGCTGCCGCAGTCGGAGGCGTACGAGCACGGCTGTGCGCAGGTGCTCTTCCTCGATTCGGTCGAGGGCAAATACCTCGAGGAGCTCGGCGGCATGAACGTCGTGCTCGTCAAGAAGGACGGCACGCTCGTCACCCCCGACTCGCCCAGCATCCTCGAGGGCATCACGCTCGACTCGGTGCTGCAGCTCGCACGCGACCGCGGTCACACCGTGGAGCGCCGCCGGGTCACCCTGGACGAGTGGCGCGACGGCGTGGAGTCTGGCGACGTGGTCGAGGTGTTCGCCTGCGGCACGGCTGCCGTCATCACCCCGATCGGCGAACTCAAGTCCGACACTTTCACCGTCGGCGACATCACCGCGCCTCCCGGCGAGCTGACGATGGCCCTCCGCCAGGAGCTGACCGACATCCAGTACGGGCGCGAGCGCGACCGCCACAACTGGATGTACCGGCTCGACGCGTAG
- a CDS encoding ketopantoate reductase family protein encodes MSDEKVFAVVGPGAVGGLLAWLLYRQGHEVVAVGRRSTVEAIRAEGITVRSATFGEATERIAAETRVPEGASVIVATKAYGLADVLPAIAESSPIEVVSFLNGVEHMRPLREALPGVPVAGASIAVSALRATPTVIDHRSPFVRIEVPDAAASFASVLALVDAGPSVRVGGSEAEVLWAKFRLLASLALLTSYWRQPAGPALSEDPELTEAVVSEVVACSAAEGVPASELELVRALHSVPGGMRTSLQEDLAAGAPSELDALGGALLRIGERHGIPTPGLSRIVAALGSDA; translated from the coding sequence ATGAGCGACGAGAAGGTCTTCGCGGTCGTCGGCCCCGGCGCGGTCGGCGGGCTGCTCGCCTGGCTCCTCTACCGGCAGGGTCACGAGGTCGTCGCCGTCGGCCGTCGCTCGACGGTGGAGGCCATCCGGGCCGAAGGCATCACGGTCCGCAGCGCCACCTTCGGCGAGGCCACCGAGCGGATCGCCGCCGAGACGCGCGTGCCCGAGGGTGCGAGCGTGATCGTCGCGACGAAGGCGTACGGGCTCGCCGACGTGCTCCCAGCGATCGCCGAGTCGTCGCCGATCGAGGTCGTGTCCTTCCTCAACGGGGTCGAGCACATGCGGCCGCTGCGGGAGGCGCTGCCGGGCGTGCCGGTGGCCGGCGCGTCCATCGCGGTGTCCGCGCTCCGCGCCACCCCGACCGTCATCGACCACCGCAGCCCGTTCGTGCGCATAGAGGTACCCGACGCCGCGGCGTCGTTTGCGTCGGTGCTCGCGCTCGTCGACGCAGGGCCGAGCGTCCGCGTGGGCGGGAGCGAGGCGGAGGTCTTGTGGGCGAAGTTCCGGCTGCTCGCCTCCCTGGCGCTGCTGACCTCCTACTGGCGCCAGCCGGCCGGCCCGGCGCTGAGCGAAGACCCCGAGCTGACCGAGGCCGTCGTCTCCGAGGTCGTCGCGTGCTCGGCGGCCGAGGGTGTCCCCGCCTCCGAGCTCGAGCTCGTGCGGGCGCTCCACAGTGTCCCCGGCGGGATGCGCACCTCCCTCCAGGAGGACCTCGCGGCCGGCGCACCCAGCGAGCTCGACGCCCTGGGAGGCGCGCTGCTGCGTATCGGCGAGCGGCACGGCATCCCCACGCCCGGCCTGTCCCGAATCGTCGCGGCGCTAGGCTCGGATGCGTGA
- a CDS encoding fumarylacetoacetate hydrolase family protein yields MKIARFSHDGKIDYGIVDEDALVVLAGDPMFAGFDTTGERVPLAQVGALLAPVIPRSKVVAVGKNYRDHAAEMGGEAPGEPLLFLKPNTAVIGLGDAIVVPPQSERVDYEGELAVVIGKIARNVTPADALDHVFGYTVANDVTARDLQEKDGQWTRAKGFDTFCPLGPVIETELAPGAMLRTRLNGELKQEAPLTDMVHDIPSIIAYASSVFTLLPGDVILTGTPAGIGPMKPGDTVEVEVEGVGSLVNPVRAPKETAR; encoded by the coding sequence GTGAAGATCGCACGGTTCAGCCACGACGGGAAGATCGACTACGGGATCGTCGACGAGGACGCGCTGGTCGTCCTGGCCGGGGACCCCATGTTCGCCGGGTTCGACACCACGGGGGAGCGCGTCCCGCTCGCCCAGGTCGGCGCGCTCCTGGCGCCGGTCATCCCCCGGTCGAAGGTCGTCGCCGTCGGGAAGAACTACCGCGACCACGCCGCTGAGATGGGCGGGGAGGCGCCGGGCGAGCCGTTGCTGTTCCTGAAGCCCAACACGGCTGTCATCGGCCTCGGCGACGCGATCGTCGTGCCGCCGCAGTCGGAACGCGTCGACTACGAGGGCGAGCTCGCCGTGGTCATCGGCAAGATCGCCCGGAACGTCACCCCGGCCGATGCGCTCGACCACGTGTTCGGCTACACCGTGGCCAACGACGTCACCGCGCGCGATCTGCAGGAGAAGGACGGCCAGTGGACGCGCGCCAAGGGCTTCGACACCTTCTGCCCGCTCGGCCCGGTCATCGAGACCGAGCTGGCGCCCGGCGCGATGCTGCGGACGCGCCTCAACGGCGAGCTGAAACAGGAAGCGCCGCTCACCGACATGGTGCACGACATCCCGTCGATCATCGCGTACGCGTCGAGCGTCTTCACGCTCCTCCCCGGAGATGTGATCCTCACGGGCACTCCGGCCGGCATCGGGCCGATGAAGCCGGGCGACACAGTCGAGGTCGAGGTCGAGGGCGTCGGGTCGCTGGTCAACCCGGTGCGCGCCCCGAAGGAGACCGCCCGATAG
- the gltX gene encoding glutamate--tRNA ligase: MPDNASHPFSTATGSDVRVRFCPSPTGTPHVGLIRTALFNWAYARHTGGKLVFRIEDTDAARDSEESYQQILEALRWLHLDWDEGIDVGGPHGPYRQSQRYNIYRELIERLKASGHIYESFATPEEIEARNISLGRDPKLGYDNFERELTDDQKAAYRAEGREPALRLRVPDDDLSFDDLVRGEITFKAGSFSDFVVVRPNGHPLYTFVNPVDDALMGITHVLRGEDLLSSTPRQIALYHALIDAGITTFVPRFGHLPYVMGEGNKKLSKRDPESNLFHHRDRGFIPEGLVNYLALLGWSLTHDRDVFSIAEMVAAFDVADVNPNPARFDLKKAESINGDHIRLLDVSDFAERTIPYLAAAGVVEAPLTTEQRGVLDAAAPLVQERVQLLGETPGMLGFLFTDAASLTVEADARASLPANAGEVLAASIGALELVPEAEWRHDAIESALRDALVEALGLKPRVAFGPLRVALSGRRVSPPLFESMEILGKAETIARLDRLSASLG; the protein is encoded by the coding sequence ATGCCTGACAACGCCTCTCACCCGTTCTCCACCGCCACCGGCTCCGATGTGCGGGTCCGCTTCTGCCCGTCCCCGACGGGCACGCCGCACGTCGGCCTGATCCGCACCGCCCTGTTCAACTGGGCCTACGCCCGGCACACCGGCGGCAAGCTCGTGTTCCGCATCGAAGACACCGATGCGGCGCGCGATAGCGAGGAGAGCTACCAGCAGATCCTGGAGGCGCTCCGCTGGCTGCACCTCGACTGGGACGAGGGCATCGACGTGGGCGGCCCGCACGGCCCGTACCGGCAGTCGCAGCGGTACAACATCTACCGCGAGCTCATCGAGCGCTTGAAGGCGAGCGGACACATCTACGAGAGCTTCGCGACCCCCGAGGAGATCGAGGCGCGGAACATCTCGCTCGGCCGCGACCCGAAGCTCGGCTACGACAACTTCGAGCGCGAGCTCACCGACGACCAGAAGGCCGCGTACCGCGCCGAGGGGCGCGAGCCCGCCCTGCGCCTCCGCGTGCCCGACGACGATCTGAGCTTCGACGACCTCGTCCGCGGCGAGATCACCTTCAAGGCGGGCTCGTTCAGCGACTTCGTCGTCGTCCGGCCGAACGGGCACCCGCTCTACACCTTCGTGAACCCGGTCGACGACGCGCTCATGGGCATCACTCACGTGCTCCGCGGTGAGGACCTCCTGTCGTCGACGCCGCGACAGATCGCGCTCTACCACGCCCTCATCGACGCCGGAATCACGACCTTCGTGCCCCGCTTCGGCCACCTGCCTTACGTCATGGGCGAGGGCAACAAGAAGCTCTCGAAGCGCGACCCCGAGTCGAACCTGTTCCACCACCGCGACCGCGGGTTCATCCCGGAGGGGCTGGTCAACTACCTCGCGCTCCTCGGCTGGTCGCTTACGCACGACCGCGATGTGTTCTCCATCGCCGAGATGGTGGCCGCGTTCGACGTCGCCGACGTGAACCCCAACCCGGCCCGCTTCGACCTCAAGAAGGCCGAGTCGATCAACGGCGACCACATCCGCCTGCTCGACGTCTCGGACTTCGCCGAGCGAACCATCCCGTACCTCGCGGCGGCCGGGGTCGTGGAGGCGCCGCTGACGACGGAACAGCGTGGCGTGCTCGATGCCGCCGCCCCGCTCGTCCAGGAGCGGGTGCAGCTTCTCGGCGAGACGCCCGGCATGCTCGGGTTCCTCTTCACCGACGCCGCGTCACTGACGGTGGAGGCCGATGCGCGGGCGTCCCTCCCGGCCAACGCGGGGGAGGTGCTGGCCGCCTCGATCGGTGCGCTCGAGCTCGTGCCGGAGGCCGAGTGGCGGCACGACGCGATCGAGTCGGCCCTGCGCGACGCGCTCGTCGAGG